A stretch of DNA from Deltaproteobacteria bacterium:
TCATCGCTTCTTTGTTGGGAAAGTACTGATAAAGCGAGCCGATGCTCACCCCTGCCACTTCGGCAACCCGGTTTGTATTGACCCGGTCTACACCTTCAGCCGCCAAAACCTGAGCAGTTGCCTTTAAAATCGCGTCATAAGTAACCTTCGACCGCTCTTGAGCCGGTAACTTCCTTGGTTTTATTGGTTTTTTTGAACGAGCCACACTGTACCTCAAATGCGAGTTGAAACATGAGTAAAAGCTCACATATTTTACGATTCATTGCTCACCTTTTACAAGAAGTTTCACCGAGCAGCCCAAAGGGGGAAATGATGCGTAATCAATTTAAATATGTGCCACCGGCACTCATCAACAATGTCACCTACGCCATCGCCATGTTGGCCATCTTCATTGTCCTGGAGATCTATGGCGCGGAAGTCTGGGCATCACTGCCTGGCACCGTCAGCCTCGAGCTCCTCTTTATTGGAGGCGGATTCACGTTTTACATGGCCTGGTTTTGGCTTTGTGCGGCGCCCTACCTTTTGTTGGACCATTACAAAAAGCCCGCCTTTTTATTTAAGTATAAAATTCAGACTGGCAAAGACGGCAGCACCAGTACCCTTGCTCCAGGACGGCTCAAGCACACGGTGTGGGTTGTGCTTAAGAATCAATTCCTTGGCACCCTTCCGGTAATTGTTGGCGTCTATTACCTCATGGTCTGGAGAGGTATGAGCTATGACCAAGCCTTCCCAAGCTGGACTGAAATCGTGTGGCATTTGGCGGTCATCTTACTTGTGGAAGAAATCCTCTTCTACACCGTTCACCGTACGCTCCATCAAAAACGCTGGTATGGATCCATCCACAGAATCCATCATGAATACAAAGAGTCTATTTGTATCGCCACCCACTATGTTCATTTCGCGGAACATATGCTGGGCAACCTATTCCCAATATTCGCAGGTACACTCTTACTGGGCGCACATCCCATCACTCTGATTCTATGGATTGGAATGGCAGTGACCAACGCACTCCACACCCACTCAGGGTATCACTTCCCCTGGATGGCCTACTCACTGCACCACGACTACCATCATTACCGCATCCGCGGGAACTATGGTGTTTTAGGGCTCTTGGATTGGATTTTTAAAACAGATGGTCCCTTCGCAATGCTACACAAAGCGCATAAGGCCGAAGGGAAAAAACTGCCAGCAGAGCAAACCAGTGCTTCCGGAGCATTTAGTCTCGAAGGTTAGGATACGGAGTGGTCTTGGTCTTGGAGCGAGAATCTCCAAACGGTCCGCTGAATCCGCGGAATGTCTGCCTCTACCTCAATCGATGGAAAGTTTGGCTTATTAACGGCATCTGGATAACCCTGGGCTTCCAAGCACAGTGCACCATAATCACGCCATCGTCCCTGAGAGATCCGAGACAACCGGTTTGCCGAGTATACCTGTAAACCTGGCTGGTCGGTGAAGACTTCAAGTTCGCGGCCAGTACCTGGATGCTCCAAGGTCGCCGCATGCCGAAGCTTAACGCTCTCTTCACCAACCCAGGTGTTGAGAACAGGCGCATCGTCATCGATTACAAAATAGTGGTCGAGCTCCGCCTCACCCAATTCATCTAAGTGCTGCTCGATGGACGATACCGTCCGGAAGTCGAGCGATGTACCATCGACCTGAACCTTTTCACCGGTTGGAATCATTTTAGCATCCGTCTCAAGATACGCACTTGCATTCATTTTCAGCAAATGCCCCTTCACCGTCGCTCCTTCTGGAGCGTGACTTGAAAGGTTCCAATAAGCGTGGTTCGTGAGATCTGAGACGCTTTTTCTTTCGCATAGCGTCACATACTCAGTGGCCAATTCACCATCGACACTCAAAGTATACCGTGCCTTAAAGACAGCGCGGCCTGGATAGCCCTGGGCACCATCTGCGTCTTCGGTTGAAAATTCGACCCCGATACGCCCTGGACCTTCGGTAAACCGCAAGACCCTCATCTGCCACAGCCTTGTGTGCAGACCGCCCGGGCCACCATGTAAATGGTTCCCACGGCGTTCATTGGCCGGTAACTCGTAAACTTCACCATCGAGTTCAAATTGAGCGTTGGATACCCGATTGGCGATTCGACCAATCGTCGCTCCCAGATAAGCGTTGTCTTTCTCGTAGCCATAGACTCCGTCGTAACGTAGGGAGATATTACCTTCCACGCCTCGCCGGTCATCCATGTTCAAGTAGAGCAACCGAGCTCCAAAGTTGATGAACGCAGCCTTAAACTTTCCAGCCGTAAGCTCAACAGCCGAGACACATTCGCCGCTCTTGAGTCTACCCAATTCAAATATTCGAAACCCCGGGACACTTGGTCCTCTTTCGTCTTTGGTGGAATGCATTGAGCCCTCGCTTCTTCGAACAAACAAACACTGAAAAGATAGACTAGACACATAGTCGCCAATCGAAGGCTTGTCCACGCCAAGGCGTTAATCTTAGTGATGAAATTCTATAACCGGGACAGAATGTCCGAGAATTTGGGCAATAAATGGCTGGAAGCCTTAGATGGTGCGCGCAAACTGTACAAAGACTGGAGAACAAACAAACATCATAAAAAATACTGTTCTTACCTTAATTCTCATAACGTCTGACCTTTCTCCCGCTTCAAGTTCGCCGGATGCATGAAATACGGCCTCTTTGCCGCACATGAGAGGTATCGGCCAAAACGAGACAAGGTTGCTTAAAAACATCTAACCCAACCCATTCACCCTAAAAAACTAAGTAATTACATGGGATTGCAGAAAACAAAGATGGTCTTTAACCTCTGGTAAGTCGGCATCAGGGTGCTGATTGCAAAAGTTCATCGCACGCTCCAAACCACCCAATGACCGCTCCAATTCGGCTTTACAAACCAAACTTTGGGGGTAAACCGAGTGACCTTTCCTTATTGGCTCAAGGTTCTGCGCCGCTTTCGTAATCAGCCCCTCTCTGATCTGAAGCGAAGCCAGAGTCACAAGCACTGCTTCGTCCGCCTCCCCAAGCTCCTGCACGAGTTCCAACATCAGCCGGGCCCTCACAAAACAACCTGCCTGAATGAAAAAATGAGCCTTCAAGATAAACCCGTTTGGTTCGCCGGCTAACCCCTCAAACACTCTCGTTCCTGACGGACCAAGGCTTAAGGGAATCACGACTGGGCTTGGGCTATACTCACGAGCCAACGGAACCGATTCGCTTTTCTTCAAAAATTACCTCCTGTGCACAACACTAGAGGTAGAACATGCGGCTTTCATGCCATGTGGGCCGTGATCTAATTAGGCCAATGTTTTCAAATTAGTTCGAAGGATAACCAGAAATTAAGACAACCAAGAAATCGGCGGTGTTGCAAATTGAACAAACACCTTATTCATACTGAAACACGCCCTAGGGTCGGTTGGCCATGTGGTCCAGTAGGGAAACATCTCCAGCTTTCGCCTGTGATTGAAGACTTTTCTGAAGCACATCAAAACAAGTTACCAACTGCTCGATGGCACCATCCGGCACGGTCGAGTCTTTACCCTGAAGCTCTTTCTTCAGTGCCTTAAGCTGGTCACGCACACCTGCTGGAGCAACTCCCAGCGCTTGAGCGAGTGAACAACGCTCTCGCAAGAATGTCACCATCCGCAGTGCCCAAGACCACTCACCGCTTTGAAGCTCGGTAAGACTCTCTTCAGCATGCTGAACTGCTTCGTTCAAAGTTTCGCAAATAGAAACATCAGGGGGTACTTCGCCGATGTGCCGAACCAATCCAGCACGCAGGTGAACCAAAAGCGCCAGTTCAATACGGATATCACCTTCTGCTCCCGAGACCGGCATTGAAGCCAACAATCCCACAATGCGTGAATCAACCTTACCTATTAACCGGCTCAACACCGCCTCTACCCGAATCGATGAAATGCCACGCATACCCCGGTTTTCCGGCGGCTTCTTGCCAGGCCCTTTGAGGCCCTTACTCGCAGAACGAGAGATCCCGGCGCTACCTGGCGCCAAAGGCGTCTTTGGATTTAAGTTTTCCAGTTGTTTGGCCACACTTAGTAGGTCGTCCATATTACCCGGATCCCAATTGATTCAGTCAGATTGCGTTAACAGGTCTCAAAATGATGCCAGCGTCCTCTTCGGAGCACAAGCACCAGTTGTGAATGCTGACTCCATGATAACTCAGGTAGTTGCCTGGAGAAAGCAGGTGCGCAACTAGCCTACCTCTTCAAGATCTTCTGGAAGGTCTGGTGCAACGAAAAACCAAGCCAGAAAAAGGTCCCATTCTTGGTCAGACCAATCGTCTGGTCTAGAGCAACTACGTCCTGGCGGAATCGTGGGTGGCCAATCCTCACTCGCGTCGAAGAGCCTCTTAAACTGTAAATACCTATTTTTACGGAGTTCTCCGAACTCACCGAGCAATAGAGGCAGTAAAAGCTCTTTAAACTTTTGGTGCGCGGCAGCAATCATGGCCGCCATCTCTCGCAGCTGGGATGCTTTACCTTCCATCTCAGCCTGCTTACCCAAAAGATTCCCAAGTTTTAATAGCTTGGCTGCCTGGTCCTCAATCGTTCGCACTGTCTCAGCCAGAGTTTTACGGCCTGCTTTCTCGCCTTTGGTGCCCTCTTTGGAAAGGTCCAATTGCGAATCATGGCCCAGCTCAGTCTCCTTCAAAGACTTAAGCTTCTGCTTATTCTCCGCGTCTTTGCCTGCTTGAGCCGATTCACCAACCTTGGAAAACTGCTTGTTCAGCTTGTCTTGCTTGCTCTTTTTGTCGGCTTCTTGCTTGGCGCGTTCTTTATTTTGTTTCCGGCTAGCCTGTTCTGCACCCAGTTTGTCGTCAGCAAAACTCGACCCAATAATCTCAGTGGCATCAACCAAGGCTGCATCCATTTGCTGTAAGAGTGACTGCAGGTTCGAGAGCTGACTCCCTGCTTGCCGCAATTGACCATCCATCGTGGGCCGCTCTTGTTGACCTTGGGAGCCGGGTTTAAGGCTTATTTGGGGAGATTTCGATTCTTTCTGCAGACCCTTGGATACTTGAGTATCCTTCCCGTCTTGCATCATCGCTTTTTGAGCCTGTTGAACTTTCTTGGCCAACTCAGCGGCACGGCCTTTGTTTCCGGCCTCTTTCGCGGAGCGCTTCGACTGTTCTTTCTTCGCCTTTTCAGCACCTAGCTTGTCGTCGGCAAAGCTGTCCGAATCCTTAAATCGTTTGGCCCCTGGCGCAACGCCGCCACCACCGATTTTGCCACCACCCGCCATACTTTTAACTCTCCTGCCCGCGTAGCTGCTCAAGTCGCAGACGAATATCTTGGGGTGATAAAACCTTATGCCGCCCTTGTGCCCCCTGCGTTATCAAAAGCTTTTCCATGACAGCAGACGCCACGTCGACTCCGTGCTCCTCAACCAGCTGCGCTTCCAAAACCGGTCCCGAGGTTTCAACTACGGCGATAATCCCTGCAACCAATTGGGACCTAGCGTCATCATCCAAGAACGAAGCCATTACCCCTAAGAGCTCTTTTAATAAATCGCCTTTCAAGCGTTCAAAGAAATTCTTAGGAGCCACATTTTTAGCCGGGTCAAATCGAGCAAACATGTGCAGCGCGGCCAAGTCTTTACCAAAGTCGGAAACAATGCCTTCCTTGCCTTCGTCTAGACGTGCAAGGCGGGCCAGAATAGGACACAAAACCCAAAGCCTCTGCCACCGCTTTTGAACATCGTCGCTGCGCGAAGCTTCAAAGATGGCCGCCACATCCGATGCCTTGGCTCGGCTAAGATACAAAAGGCTTTTGTATGAATCGGTAGCGTTAATCAGATTGTCGCAAGCCTGCGAGATCCGGTGGGCCTCAAGGCCCGGCATATCGTCTTTATGAACAAACTTAAAAGACTGGCCTATTTTCATTCCCGATTGCCCAGGAGCTAACCCCTCGGAACCAGGACCACCCTTTTTGCCAATCACCATATCTTAAAGCACTCTTCTCCGAGTTAGGCTTAGTAAACCTGTAACCATGAGCAGCAACCACAAGGGAGCTACGGGTGAAGACTGGCAGCCTCCTCCGCCTTCAAGGCTTCCATTGTTTCTACTGACCACTTCTACTGCCGGCACGCGGTTGAGTTCTTGCGGCGGCGCACAGTAACCACAATCAGCGCTTGGAGGATTGCAATAGCCGTTACGCTCAGCTCCCGGTGGTAAATCAGCATTGACCGTGGCGTCGGCCGGATATTTGAACACGATTCCTTTAGCGTCGCTGCAGGTCAAATTACGTTTTTTGATTTCACCCGTATCGGCCCTTGGGAACATCGTATCATCTGCATCAGCCGTATGGCCCAGGCCGAGAAAGTGGCCGAGCTCATGAACAGTCGTATTCATGAGGTCGGTATTCTTGTTTGCATTGCCTCTATCCGTAAATGAGAATTTTTCAGAATTATACTCGATGTCGGAATCAAGAATCTCGCCCGTGAGTGAATTGTAAGTCAGTGTGGTGAGGGCAATAATCAAAGCACCTTGCCCAGCATGCGGCCAACCTTCATCACGAAAAACCAAAAGGTTCTCATTCATAGATGGTTCAAGGTAGTCGTAACCTGCTCTATCGCTGCTCGTTAACACGTCGCCTGGAAGAGTGGTTGCAGAGTCGAGACCATAAAATTCAAGGTCTGTTCCCATCCCTAAATCACAGCCCGCCGAATCTTCCATCTCAAGGTTTTGCCAAACCAGAAAAGAGTCCTTGAGGTCGTTAAACTCTGCACTGCCTTCAATATCTGTGGTGCCATCTTGCTGAACACCAAAGCTGAGCATTCGGCCACCATCTCGCCAAAACCATGACAAAGATGGCCCCGTTTCATTGCCTTCACCGTCGGAAACGCGTGTACACACATAGGCAGATGCTGTGGACGGAACTGCTAAAATCATGGCCATGGCTATCCAGAGGACTCGCATCATTGCACTACCTCCAAAACAGCTGCTTTGAGCGCCTTGAGCCGAGTTGGGAATGGGGCCACTGCCGGATTAATAAACTCAAATGCCTTTAACTCTCGTCGAATGGATTTCATTGAAACCTGTGCTGCATTCTCTACTCGGAAAACACCTTGAGAAAGCCCCACTGGATGCAACTCATCTTGATGGCTACGGGCCAAAAAAAGCACGACTTCTTCGCCGCGGCGAAATACAGGTGCGCCTGAAACCCTTTGAGCAATTTCACCCACCCGGCCGCCGAGCGTTACAAAGTAGATAGGACCACTCGAACGCTCTGAGCCTCGCCATACATCCGTAGTTTCCAAAACATGGCGGGTCATAATACGACGTCCATCCCAATAGCTTTCACTCTGCGACACGACGCCTACAAGAATATCTGAAGAAAGCTCCACCAGCTCTGGTAAATCTGCCTGTCGAGCCGGACTGCCCATGACCCAAGAAGGCATGGAAACCATCATTAGAATTAGTATCAATCGTCGCATTTACACTCGCTCCATATTTCAGCACACAGAGAGACCCTACCAAGGGCTGCTCTAAAAAGCGAAGGATATAGGCAAGAGATCCCCTGCATTTTCACCCTCTTAAGCCGGTGAAACCGCCACTGTAGCAGGCCCCTGACCCGACAAAGGCAGCTCTATCTCGAAAATTACGCGCCCAGTGATATGCCCCGCATCAGCCAAACGAAGGCTCGCACCTTGTTCTCGTAGCAGCTCTCGCGCGACAGGAAGATTTCGCCCAACCTCAGCAAGCGCCCCGGGCTCTAACAATGATTCTATCGCGCTAGCCGAAATGGGCGGGCCATTATTTTGTATGGATAAAATCCATGATGAAGCCGAAGACTTGCCGCTTAGCCAAACCGTGGGTGATTCGGTAGCCAACGTGCAGAAGCGCACGGCATTGATCAACACATGACTCATGGCATGAATGAGCATGTAGGGATTTCCTTCGACGACTGTCGTCAAGTCACCCAAGGATTCCTCAAAATGCATCTTTTCCAAAATCTCAGGCTGCTGGTCCGCACGAACACGCCTCATGGCACCATCAATAAGGTCTCCAACCGCCAATGCCTCACGAATGGCACCATCAATTTCAGCCAAGCCCCTCATTTCAGTGACCACGTTGGCGGCAACTTGAGAACCAGAAGAAATGATATCGAGATTTTTCCCGATGCTGTCGAAGTGGTCCTCAATTTGGTCAACCACCTGCTTGGCCTCGGGGGAGTTCTTCGCATCACCCAAGAGATTATCCAAAATACTCTTCACGTCTCTCACACTTTGCTGCGTACCATCAGCTCCCAAACTCACATAGTTCAACGGGTTATTCAGTTCATGTGCGACATTTGAGAATATGTGAATTTTCGTTTTCAGAGCGCCATTCAACTGCTTTTCAAGCCGCGCCGACTCAAATTGAGCTTTGATTTTCTCGAGGTTGTCTTTACGGGACTTATCTACCTGCTGAAAGGACCAAGTTGACTGAGCTGCCAAGAGGTAGCTTTCCACCAATACAAAAACAGCAAACGAGTATGTCGACCAAAATTCACTGCTGCTGTAACTCTGGGTAAACAACATGTCGTTAACTGCGCCCACACCCATCGCGGCGCACCCAAACAAAGCTACCCAGGCAAAGCTGCGCCCCTTCGCCACGCAATAACTTAGATAGATGCAGATAGTGAGGACCTGTAGACCAATGATGGGGTAATAACTTCTCAAAACGACCGACATAGCCTCAGTGGTGCCGAAAATCGAAATGATAAAATAAGGAGTACTTACGAGCCAAGCCAGTCTCGTTAAGCGTCGATAAACTACCCCCGGAAAGACTGTGCCCACGAAACTCATAACGGCAGGCCCTGCCATCTGGAAGCTCAAAAATTCAAAGCGTATGAGTATGCTAAACATTTCATCGGTTGGGACATAACTGTAGAAGTCAATCATTCGGGAAACACTGAATTCTCGAATAAAAACCAGAACACACAAAAGAGTAAACCAAGCACTGCCTAAATCTGACGAACGCATCAAAAATCTCGCCAGATGATAAAGCGCCATCACCAGAAGAAGCCCAAGCAGACCCGCGCTGACCAGGCGGCGCACCATTAAATCACGGGTAAGCCCATCGTAGGTGCCAATGTAGAGAGGTTTCCAAACTCCTCCCCGAGCGTAGGAGAAATTAGAGACGTGAAGAACCAACCACACTTTTTCGCCAGCAAGAGTGGGCAGTTCTGAGATGCGAGGTGCCCACTGTGGAATATGTTCTGAAGGTGTCTTGCCAAGGCGCCCATTGCTCGACAGCGGGTAAACGTTATCTTTAGTCACCGCGTAGAGGGAGTATGCTGAAGAAACCTCTTCAATCAAAACACCCCATGAAGCGCCCGGCGGTTCATCCGGCAAATAGAGTTCAAGTGCGTAGGTCGCAAAACCTTCACCCGACAAACCTGTCTCGTCACCATCTGAAAATTGCCCATTCCAGATTGATGGAACTTCAATCTCAAACATCGGTGCGATTGGAGTATTTTGAAAGCTCGCCGGCTCCAGTAGTTCTTGCCAGCGGAATAACCATTTCCCGTCGAGCCTTAAAACCTTAGCGCTACGTAAATCATCGTTGGCGCGTAAGTCGAGCTTCCCGTCACGTGAATTCTCACCTTGAATCACTGGCTGACAACCCGCGAGTACAAACAACACGAATATCACCGCTAAGATATGCAAAGGTGTGGACCACTTTCCACGGAGCTGACGGTGCTGCAAGCGTGAGACAAACATTTACCTAATAAAATCAGGATGTTGCACCCAGGTCCAGTCCGAAAACACAGAATAAAGAAGAACTTGAGTTTGACGTCCGACAATTTTTCCCTATCTTGTGAACCCACTGCGACTTCCAAGGAGAATATGACGATGAAATGGTTAGCCTTTACCCTGATTGCATGCACACTTCCCGCTTGCGGCTACAACGAAGTCATTGAACGAGACGAGGATGTCAAAGCAGCTTGGTCTGAAGTAGAGAACCAATACAAACGAAGAGCCGACCTGATTCCCAACGTGGTTAAAACCGTGAAAGGCGCGGCAGACTTTGAAAAAGAAACGCTCCAAGGTGTCGTCGAAGCACGTTCCAAAGTGTCGCAGATCAACGTCGACTCTTCCATCATCGATGACCCGGCTAAAATGCAAGCATTCGAAAAAGCGCAAACCGGACTAAGCGGTGCACTCTCGAAGCTCATGATGGTGGTTGAACGCTATCCTGAACTCAAGGCCACGCAGTCTTTTCGAGACCTCCAAGTTCAACTCGAAGGAACAGAAAATAGAATTGCCGTAGCACGCAAACGCTATATTGAATCTGTTGCTGCCTACAACAAAGTCGTCCTGCTTTTCCCTTCTAGTATCGGCGCAAGCATGCGCGGCAAAGAGACTCGCGAAAACCTAAAAGGTAAAGCTGAGGATGCTGAAGCTCCAAAGGTAGAGTTCTAATCTATGACCGTTCTCACTCAAAAAGACCAAGAGGCCATCAGCGCAACCATTGCCGACGTAGAATCCAAAACTGCGGGTGAAGTGGTGGTTGCGGTTGTTGGCCAAAGCGATGATTACGCCGCTATCCGTTACACCACAGCAGCCCTTCTCACGGTGGCATCCGCTTTATTCCTTCGGCATGCTCCCATCGCTTGGGTGAGCGAATTACTGATCCCTCTCCAGATACCGATTTTCTTTCTTTGGCTGCAAGTCACCAAGGTCCCCGCTCTCACCCGGTTCCTTGCAAAAAATGCCAGCCCAGAGCGGGTTCGTGAGCGTGCCATGCGCATGTTCATCGAACGCAGTATTCACAATACCCGTGACCAATGCGGCCTCTTGCTCATGCTTTCCGAAGTTGAACAACAAGTGGTGATTCTTGGAGACGCTGGTATTCATGAAAAGATTGGTGACCCCGGATGGGAAGCTTATGTGGACCGCATCGTCAAAGGTTTCAAAAGCGGTCAAGCCGCTTCTGCGATTGTGGAAATCCTTCAAGAGCTCGGCGACACACTGGCAACCCATTTTCCTCCCCGCGACGACGACACCAATGAACTCTCCAACGAGGTGGTGGTGCAACCATGAAAGCACTGAGTTCATTTATTCTAGTATTCGCGCTAACCTTTCCTGCTCTGGCCTTAGAGGTGCCTCCACTTACCTCACGGGTTACAGACCAAGTGGGTATTCTCGGCAACTCCAAGGCTCAGCTGGAGCAAATGCTCAAGGCGCACGAGACTTCTACCGGGCAGCAGTTTGCCCTCTTGGTGATCCCAACACTTGCTGGGGATTCGCTGGAGGATTTCTCCATCCGTGTGGTGGACAAGTGGAAACTCGGTCAAAAAGATAAAGACAACGGACTGCTCTTGCTTGTCGTACACCAAGACCGAAAAATTCGTTTCGAAGTGGGTTATGGCCTTGAAGGAGATATTCCTGATGCCCTCGCCGGCCGCATTATCTCAACCGTCATGGGCCCGTCATTTCGGGCAGGGAAATTCGGTGAAGGAATCTTAGAAGCCTTCAAACTTGTGATTCAAGCCGGAGCTGGTGAAAAAGTCGAATTCGCAGCTCCCCCACCCGCAGGGAAAACAAACCCAAACACGCATTCAACTTCGAAAGACATCGAAGAGATGACCTGGGTCGATTGGGTTATCGTCTTGTTCATGATCTTCCTCTTCATCGCCGGCCGAGGGCGAGGCGGCTATTCAACGCGTGGGGGCTTCTCCAGTGGAGGCTTCTCCAGCGGAGGTGGAGGTGGAGGTTTCTCCGGTGGTGGCGGTAGCTTTGGCGGCGGAGGTGCCTCCGGGGGCTGGTGACCGCGCTTAGCTTAGCTGGCCCAAGCACTCAAAGAAGTCTGACGGCTTCGCGCCAAATCATTTAGATTCAACCCATACTGCTCGGCCATTTCTTTGGCTGCGACCCAAGTGCCGCCGCCCCGGCGGTAACAAAAATTAATGAAGTCTTGAGCAGTTTCAACTTCAGGGTGATTCTCCATAAACACCGCTACTGGATGTTCTGGCTCGGGTTCAGGAGTTGGTTGCGTCAATCCATCAAGAGCTCCGGCAGTCTGCGGCCCAACCCGGCCATCTACGCTCAACTGCTGGTGAGTTTGGAATGCCATGACCGCCAACTGAGTCTGACGGCCAAAAACACCATCGACCGCAACTCGGTAACCCATGCTCTGCAACTTCTCCTGCACCAGCCGCACCGCTGGACCTCGAACTCCATCACGCAGGGTGTTATTTCCGGTCAGGACTTGGTTCCACGATTCGGAGTCACCTTGAGAAGGCGTCCACTGAACTTCTTCGGTTGAGCCTTCAGTGCTTACCAATAACGCCATAACCCCTGGGCGCTGGTCCCATGAGCTTGAATCAAAAACACCATCCGCCACGTAGCGCCCGCCCTTGTAAACATCGGTACCGGCATAAACATAGGGGCTTGTTAACCCACGGTAGTGATAACCCAGGCCATTGTACGCTTCTGCGAAAGTCGCCAGAGACGCTTTATCGGTGGTTCCTGCATGCATACCCAGCTCGTCCCGCAACCACGATTTCGAATTTAAGGCATGAACGGCAGCGTCCTCCCACTGATAAAAAACGGGGATATCACTGGGGTGATGAATCGCTGGCTGCCCCAGCGGATCACCTTGATGTAAATAGGTATCAAATCGGCTGGAACTCTCTCGATAATGAAGCGCTGCGATTAGAGCGGCCGGCACGCCCGTTTGCTCTGCAACGGCTTGATAACGGTGCTGATGGTTGGCCCAGGTGTCTTGAAAAGAGCGTACTCCAACATCATAGGATCCCCCAGTAGAGAGCCTAATGTTGGCCGCATCGGTTTGGTGATTTCGATACACCGAGCCATAAGGTTCCTGAGGGACTCCTACGGATGCTGCTCGCTCGGCCGGCGTCGCGTCCCGAACTGCAGCATCAAGTGACTCAACAATTCGGCCCAAGGCAGTGGCCTCTCCTCCCTGTGAAACCCGAATCGACTGTGAGGAACCATTGTTGTCGTATTGATCTAAGTTTTTAAAAAACCCGGCCCATTCAGCGGCTCCAGAAACACTGCCATCTTTATTTAAATCAGCAGAGCTTATCTTCTCCCGCACATGACTCGGGAAATTGGGATGGTCCGCTAAGGGCTCCAAATCCAAACTCTTATTCTTAAACCGTTCGATGAACCCAATTTTTGATAAATTCGACATTCGTTTCCCCTGTGCATCTCGCCCCATTAGGACCTATACAGAAGGAAGTAGCCTCGGTTATTTTAGGTGAAACCTTAGAACCCAATGTCGGAAAAAGAAGATGCACTCGATA
This window harbors:
- a CDS encoding galactose mutarotase — its product is MHSTKDERGPSVPGFRIFELGRLKSGECVSAVELTAGKFKAAFINFGARLLYLNMDDRRGVEGNISLRYDGVYGYEKDNAYLGATIGRIANRVSNAQFELDGEVYELPANERRGNHLHGGPGGLHTRLWQMRVLRFTEGPGRIGVEFSTEDADGAQGYPGRAVFKARYTLSVDGELATEYVTLCERKSVSDLTNHAYWNLSSHAPEGATVKGHLLKMNASAYLETDAKMIPTGEKVQVDGTSLDFRTVSSIEQHLDELGEAELDHYFVIDDDAPVLNTWVGEESVKLRHAATLEHPGTGRELEVFTDQPGLQVYSANRLSRISQGRWRDYGALCLEAQGYPDAVNKPNFPSIEVEADIPRIQRTVWRFSLQDQDHSVS
- a CDS encoding sterol desaturase family protein → MRNQFKYVPPALINNVTYAIAMLAIFIVLEIYGAEVWASLPGTVSLELLFIGGGFTFYMAWFWLCAAPYLLLDHYKKPAFLFKYKIQTGKDGSTSTLAPGRLKHTVWVVLKNQFLGTLPVIVGVYYLMVWRGMSYDQAFPSWTEIVWHLAVILLVEEILFYTVHRTLHQKRWYGSIHRIHHEYKESICIATHYVHFAEHMLGNLFPIFAGTLLLGAHPITLILWIGMAVTNALHTHSGYHFPWMAYSLHHDYHHYRIRGNYGVLGLLDWIFKTDGPFAMLHKAHKAEGKKLPAEQTSASGAFSLEG
- a CDS encoding LemA family protein, producing MKWLAFTLIACTLPACGYNEVIERDEDVKAAWSEVENQYKRRADLIPNVVKTVKGAADFEKETLQGVVEARSKVSQINVDSSIIDDPAKMQAFEKAQTGLSGALSKLMMVVERYPELKATQSFRDLQVQLEGTENRIAVARKRYIESVAAYNKVVLLFPSSIGASMRGKETRENLKGKAEDAEAPKVEF
- a CDS encoding sensor histidine kinase — its product is MLFVLAGCQPVIQGENSRDGKLDLRANDDLRSAKVLRLDGKWLFRWQELLEPASFQNTPIAPMFEIEVPSIWNGQFSDGDETGLSGEGFATYALELYLPDEPPGASWGVLIEEVSSAYSLYAVTKDNVYPLSSNGRLGKTPSEHIPQWAPRISELPTLAGEKVWLVLHVSNFSYARGGVWKPLYIGTYDGLTRDLMVRRLVSAGLLGLLLVMALYHLARFLMRSSDLGSAWFTLLCVLVFIREFSVSRMIDFYSYVPTDEMFSILIRFEFLSFQMAGPAVMSFVGTVFPGVVYRRLTRLAWLVSTPYFIISIFGTTEAMSVVLRSYYPIIGLQVLTICIYLSYCVAKGRSFAWVALFGCAAMGVGAVNDMLFTQSYSSSEFWSTYSFAVFVLVESYLLAAQSTWSFQQVDKSRKDNLEKIKAQFESARLEKQLNGALKTKIHIFSNVAHELNNPLNYVSLGADGTQQSVRDVKSILDNLLGDAKNSPEAKQVVDQIEDHFDSIGKNLDIISSGSQVAANVVTEMRGLAEIDGAIREALAVGDLIDGAMRRVRADQQPEILEKMHFEESLGDLTTVVEGNPYMLIHAMSHVLINAVRFCTLATESPTVWLSGKSSASSWILSIQNNGPPISASAIESLLEPGALAEVGRNLPVARELLREQGASLRLADAGHITGRVIFEIELPLSGQGPATVAVSPA
- a CDS encoding matrixin family metalloprotease: MMRVLWIAMAMILAVPSTASAYVCTRVSDGEGNETGPSLSWFWRDGGRMLSFGVQQDGTTDIEGSAEFNDLKDSFLVWQNLEMEDSAGCDLGMGTDLEFYGLDSATTLPGDVLTSSDRAGYDYLEPSMNENLLVFRDEGWPHAGQGALIIALTTLTYNSLTGEILDSDIEYNSEKFSFTDRGNANKNTDLMNTTVHELGHFLGLGHTADADDTMFPRADTGEIKKRNLTCSDAKGIVFKYPADATVNADLPPGAERNGYCNPPSADCGYCAPPQELNRVPAVEVVSRNNGSLEGGGGCQSSPVAPLWLLLMVTGLLSLTRRRVL
- a CDS encoding helix-turn-helix transcriptional regulator; protein product: MARSKKPIKPRKLPAQERSKVTYDAILKATAQVLAAEGVDRVNTNRVAEVAGVSIGSLYQYFPNKEAM